GTGCCGACGGAATCATGATTCATAGTAAAAATAAATCGGGAGAAGATATTAAAGAATTTTGCATTGCTTTCAGACAAGAAAATAAATCTACTCCGATAATTGTTGTCCCTACAACCTTTAACCGCATTACCGAAACCGAACTTGCTTCTTGGGGAGTAAATATTGTGATTTATGCAAATCATTTATTGAGAAGTGCTTATCCCGCAATGCTTAATACGGCTAAATCTATTTTGTTGAATGAACGCTCTTATGAAGCAAATGAATATTGTATGCCGATTAATGAAATATTAGAATTAATACCGGGCTCTAAATAAAATGTCTCCAAAATATTTTATAGAAACATTAAGAAACAATAATATTGATTTTTTTGCAGGTGTGCCGGATTCTTTGTTAAAATCAATTTGTGCATATATTCAAGATAATACTCCTGCAGAAAATAATATTATTACTGCAAATGAAGGAGCTGCAATAGGATTAGGAGCAGGATATTATCTGGCTACAGGTAAAATTCCTGTGATATATATGCAAAACTCGGGACTTGGAAATATTGTTAATCCTTTAACATCTTTAATAGATAAGGAAGTTTATAATATTCCCATGTTATTGTTAATAGGATGGAGAGGCGAACCGGGCGTTAAAGATGAACCGCAACATATAAAACAGGGAAGAATAACAATTCCTCTGTTAGATACTTTGGAAATTAAAAATGAAATATTAACTAAAGATGATGATGCCTTTCCGGAACAATTATCACGAGTGCTTTCATACATCAATTTAACAAAAGAAGCTTACGCTCTTATCGTTCAAAAAGATACTTTTGAGAATTATTCGCTTAGAGAAAAAGTAAAAAGTATTGATTATACGATGAATCGTGAAAATGCAATCAGTATTATTCTTGATAATATAAATGATAATGATGTTGTTGTTTCAACAACAGGAATGACTTCACGCGAGCTGTTTGAACAACGGGAAAAAAGAAATCAAGGACACGATAAAGATTTTCTGACTGTAGGTTCTATGGGGCATGCCTCGCAAATTGCCTTAGGTATCGCAATTAGTAAAAAATATAAAAAAATATATTGTTTCGATGGAGACGGAGCTGCATTAATGCATATGGGGTCTTTACCTGTTATAGGTTCATTAGCTCCGCAAAATTACATTCATATTCTTTTTAACAACGGAGCTCATGATTCGGTAGGTGGTCAGCCGACAGTCGGATTTACCACTGATTTTTGTAAAATAGTTTTATCAAGCGGATATAAAAAAGCTTATTCCGTTGAAACAGAAGATAGTCTTAAAAGTACTTTGAATGAAATAAGAAATCTTCAAGGACCTATTTTTATTGAAATTAAAGTACAGAAAGGTGCAAGAAAAGATTTAGGCAGGCCTACAAGAACGCCTTTACAAAATAAAGAAGCCTTGATGAAATTCTTAAACGAATAAAATGCCGGAAAAACAAATATCATATATCGGAAGCAAATCAATATTTAAGCTTACAAGTTTATTGCAAAATAAGGGATATAAAAATGTTTTTCTTGTCAGAGCTAAAAAATCATTTGAACTGAGTGGTGCAAAATCTCTTTTTGATGATTTAACAGACAAATTGAATTTAAATATCATAGAGTTTTTTGATTTTTCAGAAAACCCGAAAGTAGAGGATTTGAAAATCGGCCTATCTTTACTTTCTGAAAAGAATATTGATTTGATAATAGCTGTTGGCGGCGGAAGTGTTATTGATATGGCGAAGTTAATACGTTTCTTTTATTCTTATTCGGGAGATTTTACGGGAAGAGATTTTCAAAAAGAAAAAAATATTATTCCTCTGGTAGCAATTCCTACAACAGCCGGTACAGGTAGCGAAGCAACTCATTTTGCCGTATTATATAAAGATAAAGTAAAATATTCAGTTGCACATAAAGATATTTTACCTGATTATGCAATTATCTATCCGCCTCTTACATATTCAACGCCGAAAAATCTAACCGCAACTACAGGTTTTGATGCGCTGGCACAGGCAATTGAGGCGTATTGGAATGTGAATGCAACAGATGAATCCGATGAATATGCAGTAAAAGCCATTAAATTGTTATGGCAAAATCTTCCCGAAGTTGTAAATAATCCGACAGACAGAATCAGAAATAAAGTTTCGGAAGGAGCTTATTGGGCTGGCAAGGCTATTAATATTACAAAAACTACAGCTCCGCATGCATTATCTTATGCATTTACTTCTTATTATAATATTCCTCACGGAAATGCAGTTGCATTAACATTTCCTTTCTTTATGAAATATAATTTGATTATTCCGCAAGATGAATATTGCGGTGTAATATCTTTGGAAAAATATAATTTAAAAATGAAGTATTTAATGAATTTATTGGAGATTAAATCTGAAGATGAAATTTATGATAAATTCAATGATTATATAACGAAACTACAATTATCTACAGATTCACATAAAAATGTTAATATTGATATTATTATCAATAACGTTAATATTGAACGTGCAAATAATAACCCTCGGAAAATAACACGGCATTCCTTAAAGAACTTGTTGGTTTGCTGAAAGTTAAAAACAGAGCGCTTAAAATTAATAAACCATTATCAATTAAATAAAATCGGAACTTAATATATGAAAGGAATTGTATTGGCAGGAGGTTCGGGAACAAGATTGTTTCCGATAACCAAGGGAGTTAGTAAGCAAATGTTGCCGGTTTATGATAAACCAATGATTTATTATCCTATTTCCGTATTAATGCTCGCTGGAATTAGAGAAATATTGATAATATCAACACCGCAGGATTTGCCGTGTTTCCAAAGATTATTGGGAAACGGTTCCGACTATGGCGTTCATTTTGAATATGCCGAACAACCATCTCCCGACGGATTGGCTCAAGCTTTTATTATTGGTGAAAAATTTATTGGAAACGATAGTGTCTGTTTGGTGCTTGGGGATAATATTTTCTACGGGCAAGGATTTAGGAAAATGTTAACTGAAGCAGTAGCCGATGTTAAAGAAAACAACAAAGCTACCGTGTTCGGATATTGGGTTAGCGACCCCGAAAGATACGGTGTTGCGGAGTTTGATAAAGAAGGCAATGTCTTAAGTATAGAAGAAAAACCTGCAAATCCGAAAAGTAATTATGCGGTAGTAGGATTATATTTCTATCCTAATAAAGTAATTGAAATAGCAAAAACAATAAAACCTTCTGCACGTGGCGAACTCGAAATAACAACGGTAAACCAGACTTTTCTGAAGGAAAACGCTTTAAAAGTAAAAGTCTTCGGCAGAGGTTTTGCCTGGTTGGATACCGGAACACATGACTCTTTGAGCGAAGCTTCGAATTTTATAGAAGTGATAGAAAAACGTCAGGGACTTAAGATAGCTTGTTTGGAAGAAATAGCTTATAATAGCGGCTGGATTAACAAAGAGAAAATGATTGAATTGGCTAAGCCTATGGAGAAAAATCAATACGGACAGTATTTGTTGAAAGTAGTGGAATCTGTAAAAAAATAAATTGTTTGTGATAAAATGGATATTTGTGAAAAGAAAATATTCATTTAGAACTAAAAAATTTTGATAAAAGAGTATATGAATAATGTATTAGTAACGGGAGCAGACGGATTTATCGGGTCTCATTTAACAGAAATGTTGTTGAATGAAGGATATAATGTAAAAGCATTGTCTTATTACAATTCGTTTAATTATTGGGGATGGCTGGATGATATTAAGCATCCTAATTTAGAAGTAATTACAGGAGATGTTAGAGATTCACATTTTTGCAAACATATTACGCGGGGAGTTGATGTCATCTATCATCTTGCTGCATTAATTGCTATTCCGTACTCATATATTGCTCCCGAAAGCTATGTTGATACTAATGTTAAGGGAACTTTAAATATTTGTCAGGCAGCTAAAGAAAATAATGTAAAAAGAATTTTGGTAACATCAACATCAGAAGTATATGGAACGGCTAAATATATTCCGATAGATGAAAATCATCCTAAACAGCCGCAATCTCCGTATTCTGCTTCCAAGATTGGCGCCGATGCAATGGCTTTAAGCTATTATAACGCTTTCGGTTTACCTGTAACCGTTGTTCGACCTTTTAACACATACGGACCAAGACAGTCTGCAAGAGCAATAATTCCAACCATTATTACACAAATCGCAAATGGTAAGAAAGAAATTAAACTGGGTGATATGACTCCAACCCGTGATTTTAATTATGTTAAGGATACTTGCCGCGGTTTTATTGAATTATCGAAATGTAATGCTGCTATCGGACAAGAAGTGAACATTGCAAGTAATTATGAAATTTCAATGAGAGAAACCTTGGATATAATTGCTGAAATTATGAACTCAGATGTAAAATTTGTTGAAGATACTCAGAGATTAAGACCGAAAAACTCGGAGGTATTTCGTTTATGGGGCGATAATACTAAAATTAAGGAACTAACGGGTTTTACAATGGAATATCCTATTGAAAAAGGTTTAAAAGAAACAATAGACTGGTTTTGTAATGATGAAAATCTAAAAAAATATAAAGCAGATATTTATAATGTATAAAGAAATTGTAGATTTTATCCGCGAATTATATAATAATGAAGATTTTGTTCCTCTTCATTCACCGGTTTTTATGGGTAAGGAAAAGGAATATTTAACGGAATGTATCGACACAACATATGTATCAAGTGTTGGAAAATTTGTCGATCGTTTCGAAAAAATGATTGAAGAATATACAGGAACTGCAAAAGCTGTAGTTTGTGTGAATGGTACCAACGCATTACATTTAGCTTTAATTTTATCCGGAGTTGAACGTGATGATGAAATTATTACCCAATCACTTACATTTGTTGCTACATGTAATGCAATATCATATACTGGAGCTTATCCTGTTTTCTTAGATATTGATACGGATACTTTGGGATTATCACCGGTTGCAATGAAGAATTGGTTGATAAATAATGCTGAAATAAAAGATAATGTTTGTTATAACAAGAATACAGGAAGATGTATTAAAGCCTGTGTGCCGATGCATACTTTCGGACATCCCGTTCATTTGGATGAACTGTTGGATGTGTGTAATGAATATCATCTCGACCTAATTGAAGATTCTGCAGAAAGTTTAGGCAGCTTTTACAAAGGAAAACACACGGGTACTTTTGGGAAAATTGGTATTCTTAGCTTTAACGGAAATAAAACTATAACAACAGGTGGCGGTGGAATGCTATTATTTAATGATATTTCTACCGGACAACATGCAAAGCACCTGACAACCCAGGCAAAGTTACCCCATAAATGGGAATTTATTCATGATACTGTTGGATATAACTATAGAATGCCTAATATTAATGCAGCCCTTGGGTGTGCTCAAATGGAAAACATAGAACTGTACTTGAATAACAAAAGAGATACAGCCGAAAAATATAAAGATTATTTTTCAAGATTTTCAGATATTGATTTTTTTGCTGAACCCGAAAACTGTAAATCGAATTATTGGTTAAACTCAATAATAATGAGCGATAAAAAAGCTCGAAACGGGTTCTTACAATATACGAATGATAATAATATAATGACTCGTCCCGCATGGCAGTTGATGAATAAATTGCCGATGTTCGACAAATGTCAAAGAGATGATTTGAAAAATACGTATTGGTTTGAAGAAAGAATTGTAAATATACCAAGCAGTGTTAGATTATAAAAAAATAATTCTTGTAGGTGGCGGAGGTCACTGCAAATCGGTAATTGATGTTATTGAAAACACAGATTATTCGATTCTCGGTGTTCTGGATATGCCGGATAAAATAGGTTCGGATGTATTGGGATATCCGATTATCGGTAGTGATGAAGATATTTCAATATATTTTGATAAAGCTCTATTTCTTGTTACTCTCGGACAAATAAATAACCCTGAGCCGAGAAAAATGTTGCATTGTAAAATTACTGAAGCAGGAGGAAAATTTGCGACTATAATATCTCCTACAGCATACGTTTCCAAGCATGCTGAAATAGGAGAGGGAACTGTGGTTTTGCATAAAGCCGTTGTTAATGCCGGAGTTTTAATAGGTAAAGGCTGTATTATTAATACTTGTGCCAATATTGATCATGATTCCGTTGTTGGAGATTATTCACATATATCAACAGGAGTAATGGTAAACGGTAATTGCAGAATTGGAAAAGAAGTTTTTATAGGAAGTCAAAGCACTGTTGCTAACAATATTTCGATTGTTGATAACACAGTTGTTAGCGCCGGTGTATTTATTGCAAAAAATATTGTTTCATCTGGAACTTATGTTTCCGAATCGAAAATCAGAAAGATCAGATAAACGATGAATAAAACAATAATAATAGCTGAGGCAGGAGTAAATCATAACGGTTCCATTGATATGGCAAAACAATTGATTTCCATAGCAGCTGAAGCCGGAGTTGATTATGTGAAATTTCAAACATTTAAAGCTGATAATCTTGTTTCCGAAAATGCAGTAAAAGCAGATTATCAAACACGTACGACAGATAAAAATGAATCTCAGCTTGAGATGTTAAAAAAGCTTCAACTTAGTCAGGAACAGCATTATGAACTTATAGAATATTGTAAATCTAAAAATACAAAATTTTTATCTACCGCTTTTGATCTTGATAGCATTGAGTTTCTTTCCGCCCTCAATCTGGGACTTTGGAAAATACCTTCGGGAGAAATTACCAATTATCCGTATTTAAAAACTATTGCAGAAAAAAACGAACCGGTATTAATGTCGACAGGTATGTCGAGTTTGGATGATATTGAACAGGCAATAAATGTATTAGTCGATAACGGACTTAGTCGCGAGAAAATTACCGTGTTACACTGTAATACCGAATATCCTACTCCTATGGAAGATGTTAATCTCTTGGCTATGAATACTATAAAAAACATTTTCAATGTAAAAATCGGGTACTCCGACCATACAGAAGGTATTGAAATACCGATTGCAGCCGTAGCTTTGGGAGCAACTGTTATTGAAAAGCATATAACACTTGATAGGAATCTTCCGGGACCCGATCATAAAGCATCTATTGAACCCGACGAACTAAAAGCGATGGTAAAAGCTATCCGTAATATTGAAAAAGCTTTGGGTAGCCCCGATAAAGTGGTGTCTTCGTCAGAAGAAAAAAATATTACAGTAGCCAGAAAAAGTATAGTTGCAAAAAGAAATATAGCAAAGGGAGAAAAATTCACAGGAGATAATATAACTACCAAACGTCCCGGTAGCGGAATATCTCCAATGCGCTGGAATGAAGTTTTAGGAATGACTGCGATAAAAGATTTTCAAAAAGACGACCTGATAGAATTATGAGAAAAATATGCGTTGTTACCGGTAGCAGAGCTGAATACGGCTTGTTATCACGATTAATGAAATTAATTAAAGATGATCCCGAACTTAATTTGCAGATTATTGCTACAAATATGCACCTTTCACCGGAGTTTGGGTTGACATATAAAGAGATTGAAAAAGACGGATTTGTAATCGATAAAAAAGTTGAAATGCTTTTATCATCTGATTCCAGTAATGCAACTGTAAAATCGGTTGGACTGGCGATGATAGGATTTGCTGATGCTTATGAAGATCTTAAACCCGACTTAATTGTTGTTTTAGGTGATCGTTTTGAAATATTGGCTGCTGTTTCGGCAGCTTTGTTTTTTAAAATACCTGTTGTACACCTGCATGGAGGAGAAATAACCGAAGGTGCTTACGACGATGCTATTCGTCATGCCATTACTAAAATGGCTCATTTACACTTTACTTCTACCGAGAGCTATCGGCAGCGTGTAATTCAAATGGGCGAAAAACCTGAGAATGTTTATTACGTAGGAGCTATTGGTTGCGATAACATCCGGCACATGCCTCTGATAAGCAAAGATGAACTGGAAGAATCATTAAATTTTAAATTAGACAGAAATACAATTTTAGTAACGTTTCATCCGGTTACAATGGAAAGTAATACGGCGGAAAAGCAGTTTGGAGAACTGATTTCTGCTCTGGATAAAATCAAAGATATACGAGTTATTTTCACCATGCCGAATTCGGATACGGATGGGCGAGTGATAATGGATATGATAAAACAATATGTAGAGAGAAATAAAGATAAGGCTATATGGTTTCACTCGCTTGGCGTACAACGTTATTTATCCGTATTACAATATATTGGAGCACTTGTGGGTAATTCTTCAAGTGGAATTATTGAAGCTCCCAGTTTTCATATTCCGACAGTCAATATTGGGAATAGACAAAAGGGGCGGATTTTTGCAGAAAGTGTATTGCATTGTGAATCCGAGACTGATAGTATCGTACGGAAATTAGAAAAAGCATTACAACCCGATTACAGAGAATCACTACAGACTGTTGAAAATCCGTATGATGTACCCGGTACGGCAGAAAAAATCCTGACAATTATTAAACAACATAAAATTGATAGTGCTGTAAAACAATTTTATGATCTAAACTGATTGACATGAATGATTTTTCAAAATATACAATTAATAAAACGGCCACGATTAAAGATGCCTTATTCAAACTGGATACTTTGTCAAGTGATGTGTTGACATTGTTCGTTATGGATGGAACGCGTTTGGTTGGAACATTAACAGACGGAGATATTCGCAGAGCATTAATACGCGATGTATCGTTAACGGACTCGGTTGAACATGTAATGAATGTTGATTATGAGTTTATTTGCTCTAAAGAGAAGAATATGAAAAATCTTCGTAAGATACGTGCAAAAGGGATACAACTTTTACCTTGCATAAATGATAAGAAGGAATTATTACGGGTTTATAATCTTAAAGAAATAAAATCAATATTACCGATAGATGCGGTAATAATGGCGGGAGGTAAAGGAGAACGTTTACGTCCGTTAACCGAAATAACTCCCAAACCGCTATTGAAAGTCGGAGATAAGGCTATTATTGATTACAATGTAGATAGTCTTATAAGTTACGGCGTTGAGGATATTCATATTACTGTAAATTATCTGGCAGATCAGATAGAACAGCATTTCAAGGAAAAGATTAACGGAGTACAGGTTTCATGTGTAAGAGAAAAAACATATTTAGGTACAATAGCCTCAGTAAAACTTATTTCTTCCTTAAAGAATGATGAGATATTGGTGATGAATTCGGATTTGTTCACTAATATTGATTTTGAAGACTTTTACAGACATTTCATAGAAAAGGATGCGGATATGTCGGTTGCAGCGATACCTTATTCAATAAATATTCCATACGGCATTTTTAATTTGGAAGGTAGAAATATTAAAGGTATAAATGAAAAACCTACTTATAACTATTATGCTAATGCGGGTATCTATCTGATTAAAAAGAAATTACTGGATCTCATTCCGGAAGATACTTTCTTTGATGCTACGGATTTTATAGAGATGCTTGTTGCTGAGAATAAAACAGTTATTCGTTATCCCTTAGTAGGTTACTGGGTTGATATCGGAAAACATGAAGATTATAAAAAAGTACAAGAATTTGTCAGACATATTAAATAATCAAAAATGAATATATTAATAACTATTTGTGCCAGAGGAGGTTCAAAAGGTATTCCGGGTAAAAATATAAAAGAGCTTAATGGAAAACCCTTAATAGCATATACCATTGATCTTGCTAAACAAATCCAAAATTTCATTCCGAACGTAGATATAGCTTTATCTACCGATTCTGATGAAATTATGAGTGTTGCAGAAAGATACGGTTTGCCGAGTAAGTATAAACGCCCCGATAATCTGGCAGACGATTTTGTAGGTAAAATTGCCGTAATAGCCGATGTTTTAAGATTTTCTGAAAAAGAAAAGTCCGTTATTTATGATTATGTGTTAGATCTGGATGTTACATCACCTTTACGTAATATTGACGATATACTGAAAGCATTCGAATTGATCCGTAATGATCCTGAAGCCATGAATATTTTTTCCGTTAGCGAAGCAGCCAGAAATCCATATTTTAATATGGTAGAACAACAGGCCAACGGATATTTTTCACAGGTAAAGAAAAAAGAAACTGCCTTTTTTACCCGCCAGTCTTCTCCTAAAGTGTACGACATAAACGGATCTTTTTATATTTATCGTCATGCTTTTTTTGAAAAAGGTTATCAAGAAGCTATTACCGATAAAACAATGATTTATATTATGCCTCATATTTGTTTTGATTTGGATCATCCGATAGATTATGATAAGATGTCTTATCTTATGGAAAATAATAAATTGGATTTTTCCTTATAAAGCACAAATATATTGATGTATGTTGTAGAAATTAGGTTTTATGAGTACAATTTATTTATACTATAATATATTGAAACAAAGCAAGTTCTTATAAATAAAATAAGACGTACTACGGCTATTATTTGCCGGTTGAAAGAAAAGCGACTGATTTTGAAAAGAAATTATTCTACAATAGCTGAATTATAGTAGGATTAGTGCTGAAAGTGTCGCAGAAATTATCTTAGAAAAAAATTATCATAATTGTTTGAGTAGTGAAAAAAAGTAAAGTATCCAAAATATTTTTTTTATTAGTAACTTTTTCCTTCATCTATTTTTTGGCCAGTGGCTTGGAAGAACTGTTTTATGGAAGGCTATCTCAACATTATTCAGGTATCACATATTCCATTTCGGCAATTTCTTCATTAATGCCGTTGGTACTGATTGTCCCCTATTTATTTAATAATAATAGAATCATATTGAATGCCAGATCAAAAATGGTAAAGATTTTTATTCTTTTTCCATTTTTGATATTCATTTCTTTTGTTTTTACTTCAAATGGGTTTACACTTTCTTCTATACAACAAGCTATAAGATTGTGTATTCCGTATTTATATTTTTTATTTTACTATACTGCCATAACTAAAAATCCGGAATGGAAAGATATAATGATTAACATAACAGCGTTAAGTTCTATTGTCATTTCTATTATATCTATACGGATGAATTTCTTTTTAATTTCTTTAGGAGATGTGGGCTCTGCTATGGGATATTTCTCCTTATTGATGTTGCCGTATATTTTATTGTGTAATAAAAAGATAATTAAGTATGCGGCTATCGCGTTTTTACTAGTGGCAATTTTTTCATCTTCGAAACGAGGTGGAATTTTATCATTTTTCTTTGCTTTTGCGGTATATTTCTTTATAAGATATTTTCTTATCGAAAAGAAAAATAAAATTTTAAAAACGGTCTATATTTCTTTCGTTTTTGTTGCCTTAATTGGAGTATTTTACTGGTTTGTAAACAGACAAAACAGTGATATAATAGAAAGAATTGAAAATATTGAAAATGATCAGGGATCCGGAAGAGTTGTTATATGGGAAAATGTTTTGGAATTGATGGGAGAGTCAACCTTAAGGGAATGGTTAATCGGACATGGTATATTTTCTACAGCAAAATATACTAGCGGAAATTTTTCTGCCCATAACGATTTTCTGCAACTCTTATTTGATAATGGAATTTTTGTCTTTTTACTACTTATAGGAATGCATATTTCCTTAATAAAAAAGCTCTTTTATTTAATTAGAATAAAATCTGTTTATGCCGCTTCTTTCGGCGGCATATATGTATGTTGTTTGTTTTTATCTATGATCAGCCATGTTGTAATTTACCCTTGGTTCCCTCTTTTAACCGCGTATTGGGGTATAGTTTACGGACTGAGAAAAGATGAATTGGTAAAAACATCTTCTATTGAAAGAAAAAATTAATATGTCTCAATTTTCTCCTAACCGAATTATAAACAACACATTTGTCTTAAGCATACGATTGATTATATCTATGTTTATTGCATTTTACACTACACGTGTAGTTTTAAATTCGTTAGGAATTACAGATTACGGGATCTACAACGTTGTAGGAGGATTTGTAACGATGTTCACATTTTTGACAGGTCCTTTAAAAACCGCAACTCAACGGTTTCTTAATTTTGAAATGGGGAAAAGTAATAATACCGGAGTTCGGCGGGTTTTTAACACATCGCTATTCTTATATATTATAACTTCTATTATTTTAATCATTATTCTGGAAACTATAGGATATTATATATTTACCGAAACCTTGAATATTCCTGAAAATAGAATGACAGCCGCTAAATGGGTATTCCATTTTACTGTATTTTCTTCTTTCTTTATACTAATTGCTATTCCTTTTGAAGCAATGCTTAATGCTCATGAAAAAATGAATATTATTGCGGGATTAGAATTATTCGGAAGTATATCGCGGTTGGTGGTAGCTTATGTTATAGTATATGTAGCATGTGATAATCTCATTATATATTCTTTTTTGCTTGCTATTATTCCGGTAATCATATTTCTATTTTTATTATTCTATTGTAAGCGAAAATATCCGGAAGTAAAGTATTTAAAAGTTAATGACAGAAAATTAATTAAGGAAATCGGTTTCTTCACGGGCTGGAATCTTTTTGGTGCTGTCGGCGGATCTCTACAACAATATGGAACAAATGTACTGCTGAATATTTTTTTCGGAACAGCCATAAATGCAGCTTATGGAGTATCAAGGCAAGTCAGTAACGCATTAGCAGGGTTTTCCTCAAATTTTATAAGAGCTGTAAGTCCGCAAATAACCCAATCATATTCATCAGGAGAAACAGATTACTGTTATAAATTAATATTCTCTTCATCAAAATATTCATTTTTTCTTTTGCTGACATTAATATTACCTTGCATGATAGAAATGCCGCGTATACTTGATATCTGGCTGAAAGAAATACCTCCTCATACAATACTTTTTTGCCGGCTGATATTGATCGAAGCTCTGATTAATTCGCTGTCTCAACCTTTAATGATTGCTGCACAGGCAACCGGAAAAATAAAGTTATATCAATCTGTAGTCGGAGGACTGATTATTCTGAACTTTCCTCTCTCATATATAGCTCTTACTATGGGTGCTAATGAGTATAGCGTTCTTATTATTGCAATTATAATAAGCATAGCTTGTTTTGTTGCCCGTCTTCTTATTCTAAAAAAAATAATGGATTTCCCGGTTAAAAGCTTTTTTAATTTTGTTATACAAAAAGCTTTACTTGTTTTAATAATAGCTCCGATTATTCCCCTTCTATTTTATCATTTTACAACTCAATTCCCTTTTAAAATACTTTTTACTTTTATTATTTCAGTATTGAGTT
The DNA window shown above is from Bacteroidales bacterium and carries:
- a CDS encoding acylneuraminate cytidylyltransferase family protein; this translates as MNILITICARGGSKGIPGKNIKELNGKPLIAYTIDLAKQIQNFIPNVDIALSTDSDEIMSVAERYGLPSKYKRPDNLADDFVGKIAVIADVLRFSEKEKSVIYDYVLDLDVTSPLRNIDDILKAFELIRNDPEAMNIFSVSEAARNPYFNMVEQQANGYFSQVKKKETAFFTRQSSPKVYDINGSFYIYRHAFFEKGYQEAITDKTMIYIMPHICFDLDHPIDYDKMSYLMENNKLDFSL
- the neuC gene encoding UDP-N-acetylglucosamine 2-epimerase, yielding MRKICVVTGSRAEYGLLSRLMKLIKDDPELNLQIIATNMHLSPEFGLTYKEIEKDGFVIDKKVEMLLSSDSSNATVKSVGLAMIGFADAYEDLKPDLIVVLGDRFEILAAVSAALFFKIPVVHLHGGEITEGAYDDAIRHAITKMAHLHFTSTESYRQRVIQMGEKPENVYYVGAIGCDNIRHMPLISKDELEESLNFKLDRNTILVTFHPVTMESNTAEKQFGELISALDKIKDIRVIFTMPNSDTDGRVIMDMIKQYVERNKDKAIWFHSLGVQRYLSVLQYIGALVGNSSSGIIEAPSFHIPTVNIGNRQKGRIFAESVLHCESETDSIVRKLEKALQPDYRESLQTVENPYDVPGTAEKILTIIKQHKIDSAVKQFYDLN
- a CDS encoding nucleotidyltransferase family protein, translating into MNDFSKYTINKTATIKDALFKLDTLSSDVLTLFVMDGTRLVGTLTDGDIRRALIRDVSLTDSVEHVMNVDYEFICSKEKNMKNLRKIRAKGIQLLPCINDKKELLRVYNLKEIKSILPIDAVIMAGGKGERLRPLTEITPKPLLKVGDKAIIDYNVDSLISYGVEDIHITVNYLADQIEQHFKEKINGVQVSCVREKTYLGTIASVKLISSLKNDEILVMNSDLFTNIDFEDFYRHFIEKDADMSVAAIPYSINIPYGIFNLEGRNIKGINEKPTYNYYANAGIYLIKKKLLDLIPEDTFFDATDFIEMLVAENKTVIRYPLVGYWVDIGKHEDYKKVQEFVRHIK
- a CDS encoding O-antigen ligase family protein, producing MKKSKVSKIFFLLVTFSFIYFLASGLEELFYGRLSQHYSGITYSISAISSLMPLVLIVPYLFNNNRIILNARSKMVKIFILFPFLIFISFVFTSNGFTLSSIQQAIRLCIPYLYFLFYYTAITKNPEWKDIMINITALSSIVISIISIRMNFFLISLGDVGSAMGYFSLLMLPYILLCNKKIIKYAAIAFLLVAIFSSSKRGGILSFFFAFAVYFFIRYFLIEKKNKILKTVYISFVFVALIGVFYWFVNRQNSDIIERIENIENDQGSGRVVIWENVLELMGESTLREWLIGHGIFSTAKYTSGNFSAHNDFLQLLFDNGIFVFLLLIGMHISLIKKLFYLIRIKSVYAASFGGIYVCCLFLSMISHVVIYPWFPLLTAYWGIVYGLRKDELVKTSSIERKN
- a CDS encoding oligosaccharide flippase family protein, which codes for MSQFSPNRIINNTFVLSIRLIISMFIAFYTTRVVLNSLGITDYGIYNVVGGFVTMFTFLTGPLKTATQRFLNFEMGKSNNTGVRRVFNTSLFLYIITSIILIIILETIGYYIFTETLNIPENRMTAAKWVFHFTVFSSFFILIAIPFEAMLNAHEKMNIIAGLELFGSISRLVVAYVIVYVACDNLIIYSFLLAIIPVIIFLFLLFYCKRKYPEVKYLKVNDRKLIKEIGFFTGWNLFGAVGGSLQQYGTNVLLNIFFGTAINAAYGVSRQVSNALAGFSSNFIRAVSPQITQSYSSGETDYCYKLIFSSSKYSFFLLLTLILPCMIEMPRILDIWLKEIPPHTILFCRLILIEALINSLSQPLMIAAQATGKIKLYQSVVGGLIILNFPLSYIALTMGANEYSVLIIAIIISIACFVARLLILKKIMDFPVKSFFNFVIQKALLVLIIAPIIPLLFYHFTTQFPFKILFTFIISVLSCVIIIYFLGINKSEKRYLTELIKKVLCKR